The following coding sequences lie in one Lysobacter capsici genomic window:
- a CDS encoding lamin tail domain-containing protein, whose amino-acid sequence MQALASRALAAAIALALSGNAAAQVVVSQVYSGAGTGNGGYIADFIELHNNTDAAVSLNGWSVHYAESGGAWQRTSLAGSIPAGGFYLIRQRSGSGGRALPAANATGSVSMSSSAGKVALVANTLPLTAACPSGVIDLVGYGSTDCAEGGTPVAATANLLQSQLRKQNGCADTQSNAADFVLGTTVARNASSTRYVCPPPPPLLSVDAVSQPEGHLGTTPFVFELRLDRPAGASGVDWSAFSNGGSATSGVDYQAINLRGRIEPGQTRANFTLPVKGDGLAEPDETVSIQVKVMQGAVTANGDYLNTQATILDDDTGAPPPRMSVTRVTRAEGHSDYSAFEFQLSLDRPAGPGGVKWRATMIDGGNATAVEDYQPLDLSGQIAEGQSQAKFSLMVRGDTRSESDETVKLRVDILSGAIADDGASSQLDTEALIVDDDPALTPIHAIQGSGERSPMLGRFVHVEGIATAVVPQGFFLQSPPAEADADPQTSQAVFVRTATRPSETLVGWRVRVSGTVDELYAPGDHPLRGSMTAISGSPAVAAIAPAQLPPTIGPQLLPEYWRGVTGYEAIEGMRVMLGESLVVGATGDFNYGAESSASDGLFYVADGPATQSPPMREMGTHLPAMQNGQPIGWLPYWDGNPEVLGVDSDAAGSQTVDIGIGARVIGIVGPIDQRSGRYTVIQQGSAQIHVSAPAPAPTSIDAGDEAMTPIDVAHYDLGGLYDAISPPNSGQPAVSPQALELRLGKIAAGVAGSLRLPDIVAFSGFENAALLQRLADLSNQRAVADGRGDPLYRPVSIDTPDPLQTQIGFLVRSDQRLLAPRVVVERSQQLGRDSLISLPWGESLRLFEQPPLAMDVSVYGNRGRFDARVVLIKLAPIAGSEADSRDGERLRLRRHAQAEFIAQWTQQHQLDENALPLLLLGDLQAHAFSDAFTDPYGTMLGQPGDPLWTLVPGDGVDLVEPNLIDPAALGVASERYSSIVEGSRQQLQHALIDERMVLATDSVRVQHARINAGFPGIARNLDNTPVRGSDTDPLHLRLVPRSWADLNVGASAPETIAAGQELEYQVVLYNRGPDIARGVGLGLAWSQAVDGVRLETPPNWTCEPPRVETDRTSTACSLAALAPEYHGQNEHFRVFVPTLATQAGSALSLAVSATSQAAEREPGDNAAQATTQLTAPLP is encoded by the coding sequence ATGCAAGCACTCGCAAGCCGCGCACTCGCGGCCGCTATCGCTTTGGCCTTGTCCGGCAACGCCGCCGCCCAGGTCGTCGTGTCCCAGGTCTATTCCGGCGCCGGCACCGGCAACGGCGGCTACATCGCCGACTTCATCGAACTGCACAACAACACCGACGCCGCGGTCAGCCTCAACGGCTGGAGCGTGCATTACGCCGAGAGCGGCGGCGCCTGGCAGCGCACGTCGCTCGCCGGCAGCATTCCGGCCGGCGGCTTCTATCTGATCCGCCAACGCAGCGGCAGCGGCGGTCGCGCCCTGCCCGCGGCCAACGCCACCGGTTCGGTCTCGATGTCGAGCAGCGCCGGCAAAGTGGCGCTGGTCGCCAACACGCTGCCGCTCACCGCCGCGTGCCCCAGCGGCGTGATCGATCTGGTCGGTTACGGCAGTACCGATTGCGCCGAAGGCGGTACGCCGGTGGCGGCGACCGCAAACCTGCTGCAATCGCAATTGCGCAAGCAAAACGGTTGCGCCGATACGCAATCCAACGCCGCCGACTTCGTGCTGGGCACGACCGTCGCGCGCAACGCGAGTTCGACGCGCTACGTCTGCCCGCCTCCGCCGCCGCTGCTGTCGGTCGACGCGGTGAGCCAGCCCGAAGGCCATCTGGGCACCACGCCGTTCGTGTTCGAACTGCGCCTGGACCGTCCGGCCGGCGCCAGCGGCGTCGACTGGAGCGCCTTCAGCAACGGCGGCAGCGCCACGTCCGGCGTGGACTACCAAGCGATCAACCTGCGCGGCCGGATCGAACCGGGCCAGACCCGCGCGAACTTCACCTTGCCGGTGAAAGGCGACGGACTCGCCGAACCCGACGAGACCGTGTCGATCCAGGTCAAGGTAATGCAAGGCGCGGTCACCGCCAACGGCGATTACCTCAACACCCAGGCGACGATCCTCGACGACGACACCGGCGCACCGCCGCCACGCATGAGCGTGACCCGGGTGACGCGCGCCGAAGGCCACAGCGACTACAGCGCGTTCGAATTCCAGCTCAGCCTGGATCGTCCGGCCGGTCCGGGCGGCGTGAAATGGCGCGCGACCATGATCGACGGCGGCAACGCCACCGCGGTCGAGGATTACCAGCCGCTCGACCTGAGCGGACAGATCGCCGAAGGCCAGAGCCAGGCGAAGTTCTCGCTGATGGTGCGCGGCGACACCCGCAGCGAATCGGACGAAACGGTGAAGTTGCGTGTCGACATCCTCAGCGGCGCGATCGCCGATGACGGCGCCAGCAGCCAGCTCGACACCGAGGCCTTGATCGTCGACGACGATCCCGCACTGACGCCGATCCACGCCATCCAGGGCAGCGGCGAACGCTCGCCGATGCTCGGCCGTTTCGTGCATGTCGAAGGCATCGCCACCGCGGTGGTGCCGCAGGGTTTCTTCCTGCAGTCGCCGCCGGCCGAAGCCGACGCCGATCCGCAGACCTCGCAGGCCGTGTTCGTGCGCACCGCGACGCGACCGAGCGAGACTCTCGTCGGTTGGCGCGTGCGCGTGTCCGGCACGGTCGATGAGTTGTACGCGCCGGGCGATCATCCGCTGCGCGGTTCGATGACCGCGATCTCCGGCTCGCCCGCGGTCGCCGCGATCGCGCCGGCGCAACTGCCGCCGACCATCGGCCCGCAACTGTTGCCGGAGTACTGGCGCGGCGTGACCGGTTACGAAGCGATCGAAGGCATGCGCGTCATGCTGGGCGAATCGCTCGTCGTCGGCGCGACCGGCGACTTCAACTATGGCGCCGAATCCAGCGCCAGCGACGGCCTGTTCTACGTCGCCGACGGTCCGGCCACGCAGTCGCCGCCGATGCGCGAGATGGGCACGCATCTGCCGGCGATGCAGAACGGTCAGCCGATCGGCTGGCTGCCGTATTGGGACGGCAATCCGGAAGTACTCGGCGTGGACAGCGACGCGGCCGGATCGCAGACCGTCGATATCGGCATCGGTGCGCGCGTCATCGGTATCGTCGGGCCGATCGATCAGCGCAGCGGCCGCTACACGGTGATCCAGCAAGGCAGCGCGCAGATCCACGTGTCCGCGCCTGCGCCGGCGCCGACGAGCATCGACGCCGGCGACGAAGCGATGACGCCGATCGACGTGGCGCATTACGACCTGGGCGGCCTGTACGACGCGATCAGCCCGCCCAACTCGGGCCAGCCGGCGGTGTCGCCGCAAGCCTTGGAGCTGCGCCTGGGCAAGATCGCCGCGGGCGTGGCCGGTTCGCTGCGCTTGCCCGACATCGTCGCCTTCAGCGGCTTCGAGAACGCCGCCTTGCTGCAACGCCTGGCCGATCTGAGCAACCAGCGCGCGGTCGCCGACGGCCGCGGCGATCCGCTGTATCGGCCGGTGTCGATCGACACGCCCGATCCGCTGCAGACCCAGATCGGTTTCCTGGTGCGCAGCGATCAGCGCCTGCTCGCGCCGCGGGTGGTGGTGGAACGCAGCCAGCAGTTGGGCCGCGATTCGTTGATCTCTCTGCCGTGGGGCGAATCGCTGCGGCTGTTCGAACAGCCGCCGCTGGCGATGGACGTGTCGGTGTACGGCAACCGCGGCCGTTTCGATGCACGCGTGGTGTTGATCAAGCTCGCGCCGATCGCCGGCAGCGAAGCCGACAGCCGCGACGGCGAACGTCTGCGCCTGCGTCGCCACGCCCAGGCCGAGTTCATCGCGCAATGGACGCAGCAGCATCAACTCGACGAGAACGCGCTGCCGCTGTTGTTGCTCGGCGATCTGCAGGCGCATGCCTTCAGCGATGCGTTCACCGATCCCTACGGCACGATGCTCGGCCAACCCGGCGATCCGCTGTGGACGCTGGTGCCGGGCGACGGCGTGGATCTGGTCGAACCGAACCTGATCGATCCGGCCGCGTTGGGCGTCGCGAGCGAACGTTACTCCTCGATCGTCGAAGGCTCGCGCCAGCAACTGCAGCACGCGCTGATCGACGAACGCATGGTGCTGGCGACCGACTCGGTGCGCGTGCAGCACGCGCGCATCAACGCCGGTTTCCCCGGCATCGCACGCAACCTGGACAACACGCCGGTGCGCGGTTCCGACACCGATCCGCTGCATCTGCGGCTGGTGCCGCGTTCGTGGGCCGATCTCAACGTGGGGGCGAGCGCGCCGGAAACGATCGCCGCCGGGCAGGAACTGGAATACCAGGTCGTGCTCTACAACCGCGGTCCTGACATCGCCCGCGGCGTCGGCCTCGGCCTGGCCTGGTCGCAGGCGGTCGACGGCGTGCGGTTGGAAACCCCGCCGAACTGGACCTGCGAACCGCCGCGGGTCGAAACCGACCGCACCAGCACGGCCTGCTCGCTCGCCGCGCTGGCGCCGGAGTACCACGGCCAGAACGAGCACTTCCGGGTGTTCGTGCCGACCCTCGCCACGCAGGCCGGAAGCGCGCTGAGCCTGGCGGTTTCGGCGACTTCGCAGGCCGCCGAGCGCGAACCCGGCGACAACGCCGCCCAGGCCACGACGCAACTGACCGCGCCGCTGCCCTGA
- a CDS encoding lamin tail domain-containing protein, producing MDKRTSRLLAAAVLTLAAAGSAQAQVVISQAYGGGGNNGARYKSDFIELHNNGTSAVDLNGWSVQYNSSAGTGAWQRTTLTGSIAPGGYYLVKQADGTGGTDVLPTPDVVGTISMSGTSGKVALVNNATALSGACPAGRVDTLGFGGAATCSEGTPTANTANATGALRKNNGCTDTDNNSADFDIVEPTPRNSASPVFACAGGNQPVLSVADISLDEGNSGTVSFVFTLSLSQPAGAGGVAWSASTVDGTATAGSDYVALSGVTGTIAAGQSSATVAVTVNGDTVQEPNETFQLRVQVTSGGLPAPPAFAQATATIANDDVTLVPIHDIQGNGATSPLTGQTVTFQGVVTGRKSNGFFVQASDAEADADPATSEGIYVFTSTAPTAAATVGNRVRVSGTVVEFIPTADLGQLPLTEISFATYTQTGTDTLPVPVVLPQVLPTSPLDALERFESMRVAIDSFTVTAPTKGSTNEPNATGTSNGIFHGVIGNVPRPFREPGIQPGTAIPGGGTSPPIPRWDGNAELMTVDSDALGAPKLEVANGAVITGMTGPLDYGFRRYTLLVDPTATVNVTPGPAPHAAVETVDPNAVSVAGYNLERFFDTVNDPAIGEPILTAAAYELRKKKASLGIRDYLKTPDILGTVEVENLTVLQDLAARINSDAVAAGQPNPNYVAYLMEGNDVGGIDVGYLIKTADVLPGKPRVQVVSVTQIGKDTLWTEPAGGSSLLNDRPPLALDAIVHYADGRDFPLSVVVVHQRSLNGAETDDADGQRIRAKRQRQAEFLATYLNQRQTDNPSTRLIVLGDFNAFEFNDGYVDAMNVVTGTPSPDNATVVPGDGADLVNPDLINLASITEPSERYSFVFDGMAQSLDHVLVNEEMVVSTSRIVPAHARINADFPEVNRNLADSPSRLSDHDPVVTYLFPREVADVSVAATANAASVQVGQSYGYSVVASNLGPGRADSVGVGIALDAEVPSLNVTAPNADWTCDTAQIANGKTSVACSATGLALNASATFAVSATATADLAGKTVKLAVAGSTTSQDPVATNDSAEASVAIVAAGPPATPIGNGQSVLVSGAANEARVYRIDVPAGARNLRIVTVGGSGDIALYAKRGSAPTASDYDQRSIRTGNNEVILIGAPQAGSWFITVLGGSGAFANVSLRPSFVP from the coding sequence ATGGACAAGCGCACGAGCCGCCTTTTGGCGGCGGCGGTATTGACCTTAGCGGCGGCCGGTTCGGCGCAGGCGCAGGTCGTGATCAGTCAGGCCTACGGCGGCGGCGGCAACAACGGCGCCCGCTACAAGAGCGATTTCATCGAGCTGCACAACAACGGCACCAGCGCCGTCGATCTGAACGGCTGGAGCGTGCAGTACAACTCCTCCGCCGGCACCGGCGCCTGGCAGCGCACCACGCTGACCGGCTCGATCGCGCCCGGCGGCTACTACCTGGTCAAGCAGGCCGACGGCACCGGCGGCACCGATGTGCTGCCCACGCCCGATGTGGTCGGCACGATTTCGATGTCCGGCACCTCCGGCAAGGTGGCGCTGGTCAACAACGCCACCGCGCTCAGCGGCGCCTGCCCGGCCGGTCGCGTCGACACCCTCGGCTTCGGCGGCGCGGCGACCTGCTCGGAAGGCACGCCGACCGCGAACACCGCCAACGCCACCGGCGCGCTGCGCAAGAACAACGGCTGCACCGACACCGACAACAACAGCGCCGACTTCGACATCGTCGAACCGACCCCGCGCAACAGCGCCTCGCCGGTGTTCGCCTGCGCCGGCGGCAACCAGCCGGTGTTGTCGGTCGCCGACATCTCGCTCGACGAAGGCAACTCCGGCACTGTCTCGTTCGTTTTCACCCTGAGCCTGAGCCAGCCGGCCGGCGCGGGCGGCGTGGCCTGGTCGGCCTCGACCGTCGACGGCACCGCCACCGCGGGCAGCGACTACGTCGCCCTGTCGGGCGTCACCGGCACCATCGCCGCGGGCCAGAGTTCGGCCACGGTGGCGGTCACCGTCAACGGCGACACCGTCCAGGAGCCCAACGAGACCTTCCAGTTGCGGGTCCAGGTGACCAGCGGCGGCCTGCCGGCCCCGCCGGCGTTCGCCCAGGCCACCGCGACCATCGCCAACGACGACGTCACCCTGGTGCCGATCCACGACATCCAGGGCAATGGCGCGACCTCGCCGCTGACCGGCCAGACCGTGACCTTCCAGGGCGTGGTCACCGGCCGCAAGAGCAACGGCTTCTTCGTCCAGGCCAGCGACGCCGAGGCCGACGCGGACCCCGCCACCTCCGAAGGCATCTACGTGTTCACCAGCACCGCGCCGACCGCGGCGGCCACGGTGGGCAACCGGGTGCGCGTGAGCGGCACCGTGGTCGAGTTCATCCCGACCGCCGACCTGGGCCAGCTGCCGCTGACCGAGATCAGCTTCGCCACCTACACCCAGACCGGCACCGACACCCTGCCGGTGCCGGTGGTGCTGCCGCAGGTGCTGCCGACCTCGCCGCTGGACGCGCTGGAACGCTTCGAATCCATGCGCGTGGCGATCGACAGCTTCACCGTGACCGCGCCGACCAAGGGCAGCACCAACGAGCCCAACGCGACCGGCACCAGCAACGGCATCTTCCACGGCGTGATCGGCAACGTGCCGCGTCCGTTCCGTGAGCCGGGCATCCAGCCGGGCACGGCGATCCCGGGCGGCGGCACCTCGCCGCCGATCCCTCGCTGGGACGGCAACGCCGAACTGATGACCGTCGACAGCGACGCGCTCGGCGCGCCGAAGCTGGAAGTGGCCAACGGCGCGGTGATCACCGGCATGACCGGCCCGCTGGACTACGGCTTCCGCCGCTACACCCTGCTGGTCGATCCGACCGCGACGGTCAACGTCACCCCGGGTCCGGCGCCGCACGCGGCGGTGGAAACGGTCGACCCCAACGCGGTGTCGGTCGCCGGCTACAACCTCGAGCGCTTCTTCGACACCGTCAACGACCCGGCGATCGGCGAACCGATCCTGACCGCGGCCGCGTACGAACTGCGCAAGAAGAAAGCCTCGCTGGGCATCCGCGACTACCTCAAGACTCCGGACATCCTGGGTACGGTGGAAGTGGAAAACCTGACCGTGCTGCAGGACCTCGCCGCGCGCATCAATAGCGACGCGGTCGCGGCCGGCCAGCCGAACCCGAACTACGTCGCATACCTGATGGAAGGCAACGACGTCGGCGGCATCGACGTGGGTTACCTGATCAAGACCGCCGACGTGCTGCCGGGCAAGCCGCGCGTGCAGGTCGTGTCGGTCACCCAGATCGGCAAGGACACCCTGTGGACCGAGCCGGCGGGCGGCAGCAGCCTGCTCAACGATCGTCCGCCGCTCGCGCTCGATGCGATCGTGCATTACGCCGACGGCCGCGACTTCCCGCTCAGCGTGGTGGTGGTGCATCAGCGTTCGCTCAACGGCGCGGAAACCGACGATGCCGACGGCCAGCGCATCCGCGCCAAGCGTCAGCGTCAGGCCGAGTTCCTGGCGACCTACCTCAACCAGCGCCAGACCGACAACCCGTCCACCCGCCTGATCGTGCTCGGCGACTTCAACGCGTTCGAATTCAACGACGGCTACGTCGATGCGATGAACGTGGTCACCGGCACACCGAGCCCGGACAACGCCACCGTGGTGCCCGGCGACGGCGCCGATCTGGTCAATCCCGACCTGATCAACCTGGCCAGCATCACCGAGCCGAGCGAGCGTTATTCGTTCGTGTTCGACGGCATGGCGCAGAGCCTGGACCACGTGCTGGTCAACGAAGAGATGGTGGTCAGCACCAGCCGCATCGTGCCGGCCCATGCGCGCATCAACGCCGACTTCCCGGAGGTCAACCGCAACCTGGCCGACTCGCCTTCGCGCCTGTCCGACCATGACCCGGTGGTGACCTACCTGTTCCCGCGCGAAGTCGCCGATGTCAGCGTCGCTGCCACCGCCAACGCCGCCAGCGTCCAGGTCGGCCAGAGCTACGGTTACTCGGTGGTTGCCAGCAACCTCGGCCCGGGCCGCGCCGACTCGGTCGGCGTGGGCATCGCGCTCGACGCCGAAGTGCCGTCGCTGAACGTGACCGCGCCGAATGCCGACTGGACCTGCGATACCGCGCAGATCGCCAACGGCAAGACCTCCGTCGCCTGCAGCGCGACCGGGCTGGCGCTCAATGCCAGCGCGACCTTCGCGGTCTCGGCCACGGCCACCGCCGATCTGGCCGGCAAGACGGTCAAGCTCGCGGTCGCCGGCAGCACCACCTCGCAGGACCCGGTCGCGACCAACGACAGCGCCGAAGCCTCCGTCGCCATCGTGGCCGCCGGTCCGCCGGCCACGCCGATCGGCAACGGCCAGAGCGTGCTGGTGTCCGGCGCGGCCAACGAAGCGCGCGTGTACCGCATCGACGTGCCGGCCGGTGCGCGCAACCTGCGCATCGTCACCGTCGGCGGCAGCGGCGACATCGCCCTGTACGCCAAGCGCGGCAGTGCGCCGACCGCGAGCGACTACGACCAGCGCTCGATCCGCACCGGCAACAACGAAGTGATCCTGATCGGCGCGCCGCAGGCCGGCAGCTGGTTCATCACCGTCCTCGGCGGTTCGGGCGCCTTCGCCAACGTGTCGCTGCGTCCGAGCTTCGTGCCCTGA
- a CDS encoding pre-peptidase C-terminal domain-containing protein: MNKSGGRLLAAAMVFAAAGTAQAQVVISQVYSGTDSNGASAGASYRNSFVELHNNGSTTVDLSSWSVQYRKRLDTGDWQATPLTGLLAPGAYYLVQGAPIAGGLQDLPAADATGSLSFSANEGYVAIANQLGPLNGFCPSWRIDSVILGRADNCAESVSTPIMLDRVTAAIRKDGGCLDSDDSGNFQALPAAPRNRASNAQVCADGGSTPVLRIENGALEEGDEAHNFAVTLPIRLDRPAGYNGVRLRVKTRDGTAIAGRDYTPLDYIVSLPYGSSAGFNVQVGLIPNTEIEPDKTFYLTLSELTGAVPANVEAKGTILNDDFVLTPIHDIQGSGAVSPMVGRLVTTKAVITSLRADGFFLQSLDSQADADPRTSEGIFVHTGAAPDPNWANRYARVTGTVAEYVPLDDPHQSPRTQIGGSPSVTPLWMPGPGPIPPQVPIPVPQAITALGPDPAETLERYEGMRVAFGPVTVVGPTRAAVHFGAPVNTPTQFNIVLGDTPRPFREPGIQAPLPAPAGGAIPPIPRWDGNPEVIAVDSSASSIHSPRTVITGTRLVNLTGVLDYRAHRYVLWPNTTYPSNVGGGMNPREAVERVDPNAISIGSYNLQSLYDDIDDPGVDDTLVATAVYDQRLGKLAMGIIQYMRMPDIVGLIEIENLAVLQALANRANTDAVRYNKPNPNYTAHLLPGNDASGMNIGYLVKTAEVLPGVPRVEVRSLAQIGKDARWLEPSGASALLNDRPPLALDAMVHYADGRSFPLSSVLVHPLAMDGSQGDDAHGDLVRRKRQRQAEFLATYLNQRQHDEPRTRLAVLGDFNAYAFNDGYVDAMHVIAGTPSPNEATAVADDGADLIDPNLINLNELIDPSERYSSVVDGSAQSTDHILVNEELIVATNEVKLAYARINADFPFNRWPLPPMDIGQSDHDPIVAFFVPRELADLGVSVNATAANAQVGQNFGYSVVTTNHGPGRADAVGVGFAVDAAVPSLSVSAPSADWSCDAAQIADGKTSIACAIARLDATASAGFGVSASAGAELAGKTVKLAVVADSQSLDVRSGNDTAMASVAILPPPGPDATPIGNGQSLLVSGAANEARVYRIDVPAGARNLRIVTVGGSGDIGLYAKRAGAASVSDYDQRSIRSGNSEVILIGAPQAGAWYITVLGGANAFANVSLRPSFLP; this comes from the coding sequence ATGAACAAGTCAGGGGGCCGCCTGCTGGCGGCGGCAATGGTCTTCGCCGCGGCCGGCACGGCGCAGGCGCAAGTGGTGATCAGTCAGGTCTACAGCGGCACGGACAGCAACGGCGCCAGCGCCGGCGCGAGTTACCGCAACAGCTTCGTCGAACTGCACAACAACGGCAGCACGACCGTCGACCTGAGCAGTTGGAGCGTGCAATACCGCAAGCGCCTGGATACCGGCGACTGGCAGGCGACGCCACTGACCGGCCTGCTCGCACCCGGTGCCTACTACCTTGTCCAGGGCGCGCCAATCGCCGGTGGGCTGCAAGATCTCCCGGCGGCCGATGCGACCGGATCGCTAAGCTTTTCGGCCAACGAAGGCTATGTCGCTATCGCCAACCAGCTTGGCCCGCTCAACGGCTTTTGTCCGAGTTGGCGCATCGACTCGGTGATCCTCGGCCGCGCCGACAACTGCGCCGAAAGCGTCAGCACGCCGATCATGCTCGATCGCGTCACCGCCGCCATCCGCAAGGACGGCGGCTGCCTGGACAGCGACGACAGCGGCAATTTCCAGGCCCTGCCGGCTGCGCCGCGCAACCGCGCCAGCAACGCGCAAGTGTGCGCGGACGGCGGCAGCACGCCGGTGCTGCGGATCGAAAACGGTGCGTTGGAAGAAGGCGACGAGGCGCATAACTTCGCCGTCACCCTGCCGATCCGCCTGGATCGCCCCGCCGGATACAACGGTGTGCGGCTGCGGGTCAAGACACGCGACGGCACCGCGATCGCCGGCCGCGACTACACCCCGCTGGATTACATCGTTTCGCTACCGTACGGCTCCTCGGCCGGCTTCAACGTGCAAGTGGGGTTGATACCCAACACCGAAATCGAACCGGACAAGACGTTCTACCTGACCCTGAGCGAGCTCACCGGCGCCGTGCCGGCCAACGTCGAGGCGAAAGGCACCATCCTCAACGACGATTTCGTCCTGACGCCTATCCACGACATCCAGGGTTCCGGCGCGGTCTCGCCGATGGTCGGTCGCCTCGTCACCACCAAGGCCGTGATCACCTCGTTGCGCGCCGACGGTTTTTTCCTGCAAAGCCTCGACAGCCAGGCCGACGCCGATCCGCGCACATCCGAGGGCATTTTCGTCCACACCGGCGCCGCGCCCGACCCGAACTGGGCCAATCGCTACGCGCGCGTGACCGGGACCGTGGCCGAATACGTTCCACTGGACGATCCGCACCAAAGCCCGCGCACCCAGATCGGCGGATCGCCCTCGGTGACCCCGCTGTGGATGCCCGGTCCCGGGCCGATCCCGCCGCAAGTGCCGATCCCGGTACCGCAAGCCATCACCGCGCTCGGCCCGGACCCGGCCGAAACCCTGGAACGCTACGAAGGCATGCGGGTCGCCTTCGGCCCCGTGACCGTGGTCGGCCCGACCCGCGCCGCGGTCCATTTCGGCGCGCCGGTCAATACGCCGACCCAGTTCAACATCGTGCTCGGCGACACCCCGCGGCCGTTCCGCGAGCCCGGCATCCAGGCGCCGCTTCCCGCTCCGGCCGGCGGCGCGATCCCGCCGATTCCGCGCTGGGACGGCAACCCCGAAGTGATCGCCGTCGACAGCTCGGCAAGCAGCATCCACTCCCCCCGCACGGTGATCACCGGCACCCGCCTGGTCAATCTGACGGGCGTGCTCGATTACCGCGCTCACCGCTACGTGCTGTGGCCGAACACGACGTACCCCAGCAACGTCGGCGGCGGCATGAATCCACGCGAAGCGGTCGAACGGGTCGATCCCAATGCGATCTCGATCGGCAGCTACAACCTGCAGAGCCTGTACGACGATATCGACGACCCCGGCGTCGACGACACGCTCGTCGCCACGGCGGTCTACGACCAGCGCCTGGGCAAGCTCGCGATGGGCATCATCCAGTACATGCGCATGCCCGACATCGTGGGCCTGATCGAAATCGAAAATCTCGCCGTACTGCAAGCCCTCGCCAACCGCGCCAACACCGATGCGGTGCGCTACAACAAGCCCAATCCCAACTACACCGCGCATCTGCTGCCGGGTAACGATGCGTCCGGCATGAACATCGGGTACTTGGTCAAGACCGCGGAAGTGTTGCCGGGCGTGCCGCGGGTCGAGGTACGCAGTCTGGCCCAGATCGGCAAGGACGCGCGTTGGCTCGAACCCAGTGGCGCCAGCGCCCTGCTCAACGATCGCCCGCCGCTCGCACTCGATGCCATGGTGCATTACGCCGACGGTCGCAGTTTCCCGTTGAGCTCGGTGCTGGTGCATCCACTCGCAATGGACGGATCGCAGGGCGACGACGCGCACGGCGACCTCGTCAGGCGCAAGCGCCAACGTCAGGCGGAGTTCCTCGCCACCTATCTCAACCAGCGGCAGCACGATGAGCCGCGTACGCGCCTGGCGGTGCTCGGCGATTTCAACGCCTATGCGTTCAACGACGGCTACGTCGACGCGATGCACGTGATCGCGGGCACCCCGAGCCCGAACGAAGCGACCGCTGTCGCCGACGACGGCGCCGATCTGATCGATCCCAACCTGATCAATCTCAACGAGCTGATCGATCCGAGCGAGCGCTATTCGTCCGTCGTCGACGGCAGTGCGCAAAGCACCGATCACATCCTGGTCAACGAAGAATTGATCGTCGCCACCAACGAAGTGAAGCTGGCGTACGCGCGCATCAATGCCGACTTCCCATTCAATCGCTGGCCCTTGCCGCCGATGGATATTGGCCAGTCGGACCATGATCCGATCGTGGCCTTCTTCGTCCCGCGCGAACTCGCCGACCTGGGCGTGAGCGTCAACGCCACCGCGGCCAACGCGCAGGTCGGGCAGAACTTCGGGTATTCGGTGGTGACGACCAACCACGGCCCCGGACGCGCCGACGCGGTCGGCGTGGGCTTCGCGGTCGATGCGGCGGTGCCGTCGCTGAGCGTGAGCGCGCCGAGCGCCGACTGGAGCTGCGATGCGGCGCAGATCGCCGACGGCAAGACCTCGATCGCCTGCGCGATCGCGCGTCTCGACGCCACCGCCAGCGCGGGCTTCGGCGTGAGCGCTTCGGCCGGCGCCGAGCTGGCCGGCAAGACGGTCAAGCTCGCGGTCGTCGCCGACTCGCAATCGCTGGACGTGCGCAGCGGCAACGACACCGCCATGGCCTCGGTCGCGATCCTGCCGCCGCCCGGACCCGACGCCACGCCGATCGGCAACGGCCAGAGCCTGCTGGTGTCCGGCGCGGCCAACGAAGCGCGCGTGTATCGCATCGATGTGCCGGCCGGCGCACGCAATCTGCGCATCGTCACGGTCGGCGGCAGCGGCGACATCGGCCTGTACGCCAAGCGCGCCGGCGCGGCGAGCGTGAGCGACTACGACCAGCGTTCGATCCGCAGCGGCAACAGCGAAGTGATCCTGATCGGCGCGCCGCAGGCCGGCGCCTGGTACATCACCGTGCTCGGCGGCGCCAACGCCTTCGCCAACGTGTCGCTGCGTCCGAGCTTCCTGCCCTGA